TACACATACATAGTCAGGTTCAAGAAATTGGGTACTGACAACATATTATTGGGCAAACAACTGGACCTACTAGTTTAATTTTACTTCACGCCTAACAAACAGAAGTTTCGCTCAGTAATTTTTGCTTCAAATCCTTAGCTTCTGCGATTTTGCTAGGAAGACAAGTGAAAAAGGAACAATAAGAGCGATTCACAGAAAAGCTCCATGAGAAGACCCAGGAAGATTGCATTTCCCAGTTATTTGATACAGTGCAAATTTTAATAGGAAATTATTGctataaataggaaaaaaatgcatttctctctATACATATGAGAAGGAAAGCCTCTGCACATTTTAAAGTGGGAAGTGTTTGAAGAAGAGAGGCAAATGTGTTTGGAAGCTTAAGGAATCAGAGGCAGCAAAACAAGACTGCTGTGGGTGGACAACAAAAAGCTAACAGCATCTTTACCATCATCAAAACACCACCACTGCTTAGGACATGACTTTAACATTAGGAACTCCAGAATTATCACttctgaaggttttaaaaagaaacaaaaaacattgcACTCAAACCACAGCTACAGAGACCAGAGTTTATTCTTAGCTCCTTTACCTCAATGACAGCCAGATAGCAGTCCTTGCTGTCTGTGCACAAGTCAAAGATATTCCGCTTTACATCTATGGTAGCTGGAAAACATCACAAAACAAACTCAGTGGTTAACTGCATATTACTTAATGCTCGCTGAAAGAAAAGATCTAACAATATATGCctaaaagcagtaataaaatgTTGAGACAAGGAACAACAGCTGAAATAAGTGAAACGAACATTTGTAACTAATTCaacctgtaaaacaaaatagaagtgTTGGAGACTGTCATAAAAAATAGCCAGGTAAGTTCTTAACCAGCTCTGCACAGTGCCTCCTCCCTTGACAATACATTTATTGGCTTCTTTAAGCACAGTAAACAACAGATAATCTTCCAGTATAGGTGGCAACCAAGGGACTGAGTTGCGAGCCACGTCTCCTTTCAACAGCAAAAGCGACATTTGTTTATGTCCATAGCAGCAATCAGCTTAGCTCCAGGAGCTTTGCAAGCGGGAGGCCAAACTGAAGCATTTTGAGCTATCAGCATGGGGAAATGCTgttgggaaaacaaaattaaatttaaaaaaaaaaaaaaaagaaaaaaagaaaaaaaaaaaaaaaagaaaaaagcccctTCCTGAAATGAGACCAATGACATCTTGGCCAAATGACCTACTATCTCAGATTATGCCCTacttggaaagaggaaaagaaaataaagccagaACTGCTAAATGGTAGCAAGTAAGACAATCACACACTGAATGGGATATGATACTTGAACCTATTTCAGTGTTAAACCCAACTCTCGAGCTTCAATCAGAACAGGTCATAGCAGAATTTGTTTTGTCACACAtgcaaaggagaggaggaagtgAATGTTACTAAGCAGAACTTTCAATAAACCTTCAAACCTCCAGACCAAGCTATTTGCTCCCCTCTTACTCTTACCTATAGGTTTATAATCAGTTGCATTAAATGTCCTGAAAGAAGAGCCAAAGGGACTTCTCATTCTCTCCTCCAGAAGGTCATCTTCATCATCTGCCTGCAACATAGCTGATACAAGGAAAGATTATTCCACACATCCACCTTCCATTCGTCACTATCATTAATCAACTTAAGATCAAATCAGACTCTgatatgaattttctttttatttaatagctTGGCAAGACCCATTTAATATCTACTCTTCCAGAGCTGCCTTTATTAATACTGCAGATCACTGAAACTTAATACAGaggacaaaattattttctcaagcATCATCAGATCTGCCAttatacacattttctttttcaataggTTGATTTTTAATCTCACAAATGAGTTGCGATATTGCTGATGTTAGAGAAAACTGTCTTTGTCAGCAATACACGTAGCATAAACATCCTGAAAAAATTCCAGTTCACACATGCCAGTAAGGCCTGGAGTTAGACAAACTCTCTGAAGCTTCCAATTTCACTGAACAAGCATCTACTTATCTCAAACCAGAGGTGACCAAGGACAGTAATATAAGACTGAGAAGTCCTACCTCCATACATAACTGTGCCAGTATAGTTGAAGACCACACGACACTGATCCAGTGCAGGTACTGTGTGTAACAAATGGAAAGTTCGGAGGTCccactgaaaaaatacaggctAAGGAGCAACAAACAATTGAAagtttctatttccttttcaacACAGTGGCAAACAACTGATTAACTGCGTTCAAGAAACCTCATTGCCACCCTCTTGCAAATATGACAGAACCGGAGTCAGATTCTAGCACTACAATCCCTTCCACgtgttcaaaatgaaaaacctcTTACTCAAAATGTTATTCCCAGCCATGAGAGGTTACTGCAGTAGCTTCAAGGTTGATCTTGGTAAGGGATgggaagagagcagaggaaCCACAGAGTATATTAGAAAAGAAgatctctcttgctctctctctgtgtTATTTCCTCTAGGCCATATCAGAGGCAGAATCTAGATTTAAATTAGCTAGCTGTCTGACAGTCCCTACTTACTTGATTCACAGACAAAACCTGTTGTTACCATACATAACCTGTAACACAGCAGACCATTAATACAACTTCTGCAAACACCTACTTGTTTATTAATACAAATTCTTTAGGTCCCAGCACATCAGTTACCACAGTGGCCAAAGGATACAATTTCTGTGTTGACTATGACCTCTAGCCCATTGGGATGGAAAACACCACTGATGGTCATGTTGAATTTGTCAAACTTGTGGATGGCTTGTGCCGATCTGACATCCCAGAGGACACCATCATTTAGGACAAGGTCATCAGTGGGGTTAAAGGTGGCACAATTCTTCTTGTAGTTGTTGGCAAGATCTGGGTTAAACAGAGTCAATAGCTTGTTGCCAGTCTGAATATCATAGatcttttagattaaaaagaaaaagaaagattagtCACAATTTGTAATATCTGTGCCTAAGATCACCCCATTTTCCCCCTTCTAGACTGTTTCCAGAATCACCCCATTTcccattttgcttttccatttcaagTGAGAGCATTCCAAAGATAACCCTTCCTACCAGTCCTTTAATAGTTTTTCACAGCTGGAACCAAGTCTCACAACATGTTTTGGCCAGCACTTAGCTTACTGCAGGTTCACTGATATATTTCAATACGATCAGGATTAGTTCCAAAGAAACTAACCCCATTATGAGAAGTGGGCTGTGAAGCTGCAGTCACAAGGTGCCACTTAGCCAGAAACTGTTTCAGTAATGGAACTGCTTTCAGAGCAGATGGTATTTACAAACATAAAAACTCCAAAGCACacagtgaggggaaaaaaaccagaaactatAGAAAAGGAGTTAAAATTCCGGGCATTTACATGGAAAGGCAACTTTGAGCTTTGCCCCAACAAACTGTTGGAAGATAGAAAAGATAAGAAGGGCTTTAACTACTACAAAGGGTTTATGACCATCTTCTCGGATAAACTTGATCTGTAACGTCCCTCAGAATCTAGCTCTCGTTCaaacttagaggaaaaaattctctagaattggaaaacaaatctgtttacCAGATAAACACGATACACAAACTCATCTGACTTCCAGATAAATCCAAGTTAAAAACTGGGCAGGAATGGATAGTTTGCTTAAACAAATCAGAGCAATAAGTAAAAccataaataatttgaataagTTATGTTTCATGACAATTTTTTATGCAAATACTCTTTCAAAAGAGACAGTGCCTATAATGAATGCAAATTAGCACTGACAAGACGCAGAAGCACTCTGAAGCCTGCTTCTGTCAAATTTGCAGATATTCATACACAACACAACAACAGCattctctgaaaatatattgGTAAAATTAAATTACCCAAAAGCAAGCTGCAAATTTGGGGGGGGCAAAAGGAAGACACTTCTAAGAAGGACACTTTTAATAGGCCTTTTCCCACAGCTGTTGACTGAGCTACTGTTTACAGTGGAGTCTTTATTATTGTTACTActattactgaaaaataaggcAAAGGAGGCAACttcagggagggggggaagaagaaggaggggggggaagagtcCTGCACGATCTCTCTCAAAcgaacaaaacaaagcagattcTACAACTGCCCAGAAAACTAACCACAGAGGCAACACATTGCACACTGCTTGTGCTACAGTTGCTTTGGAATGGTCAAGTTTATACCCTTAGACACAGGGAGAAGTTATTTGACGCTTCCAAAGCTTTCCTCTAAGCCTCTTAGCTCATCAGTTACTCAGAGCATCATAGCACCCAGATCTGTTAATAAATGTCCTGTAAAGAATTTTATTCTTGTCACAGCTTCACAACCATGACCTTTATTGGTACTTACATGGGCAATGTCTCCTTTTGTGCCAATGACCCTATCCTGAGAGTGCTTGCTGAACTCCACATAGTGGTCATCAGGGAAGGAATGCCTGTAGATAGAGTCAGTAAAGAACTCAAGGAACTGCAGATTCAAACCGCCTGTGTGAACCAAACACTACCCCAACACCCTCCAGCAGACGTTTCAATAATGCAGAAActaaaaatgtagaaaagacTTTCCTTCACCATTGACCATAGCATACTACAACGCTAAAATGCTCCACTGGCATTTGCAGGAAAATATCTATTACAGACACAGCCTTTACAGCAGACTAGTGAAAACAACACAAGCAGCAAATTCACAGACTCGTCATCAACAGGGTCTGCCATAAACATAACACTATTTAGAGGAGTGAGCAATGAATGGCATCACGAATGTTCAAATACACATGCAGGCCTGAGGCACGTTAAACTTTTTATCTGAAGAATGCCCTCTAGCTGACCTAAAACAGGTCACACCAAAACTGTTGCTTACAACTAAGGTAGACAACAGtcaaaccttttaaaaatgaagagccTTCCATCCATTTTTTATGGGAAGGAACAACTGTAAATACTGAAATcaattttaaatagctttatcCAGGTCTGAAATAGCTTGTATCCACGTCTGAAAATTTCACCATGCAAATCACCATGCTAGTAAAATTCTGTAACTGACTACAGAAAGATTGTCAAGACAATTTACAAACACgagaataaaaatacaaacatactTCTTGCTTTCAGGGACAACAGTGATTTTACTGATCTATCTTGCATTAAATAGGACTTTAGGTAGTTACAATTTAGCAAAGCTGTTTGTACCCAATAAAACAGGGACTATACTAAACATAAGAAAGGgagcacattttattttttcacaagaCACATTGTGAGAGCTGTGCTGTACTGTTCTTTCATAGAATTTCTTAGGGTGTCTGCCTATATTCAATGGTGCTTCTAACTGCAACATAACCTGCAGCTGGATCAGAGTATACCTACTTCATATCAAAGACAGACTTCATTCCCCACAATGCAGACAGAGGTTGGCTCCATGTAGCAGATGTCAGCAATAAAGATCCATCCTGTATTTCCAGATAGAagtgggcagggaggaagggaaaagaatacCAGGGAAAACAGAGGTTATCACTTTACCTTACACTTACAAGATGAATTTAGGAACTATAGCAAATTTTGTGCTTACTAAACTACTCCTATGGGGATAAAGTCTAGGTATCTAACACTATGTATAATATAAAGAGCCCTTGgcagacaaagaaaaacattacagaTAAAATTGGGAACGATCTATGATGTTAACAGCAGATAAAATCAGGATAATCCATGCCTGAATTGTGATGCCCTGTGAGTGGAGTTCATTCTGCTTATAAAtcagttacattttatttcttcctagAATCATCCCccaaaagatttctttctccAACAGAGGGAGGTGATATAAACTCTGATATCTTATCTCACATTTATCTTAAATACATAGTCAGTTTAAGCATTTTTCCACTGCCAGACATATATTCATTACATATGAAGGCACACAGCCACTGTGCATCTTCTCTATTatcttgggaagaaaaaaatataattgtagAACTCGCAGAGAGGGAGTATGTAACTATTACGAGTACTTTAACGACAGGCATTGCAGGCCAGTCAGTAGGTGCATTTTAGACCTGCATATCCAGACGGGCCCAAAACATACCAGGGCTTAGGCCGTGAGAACTTCTAAAACTCAGAACATGTCTTTGATTACTTACCCTGGATGGCTCAAGGTGCGTGATGGCAGAGTTATGGCAGTTGTAACTGGCCTCTTCCTGTCCACTGAATACATTATAGAGTTTCAACTGCCCCGTGCAAGTACCCAGCATTAGGAATCGTTCTCTTGCAGAAAACGCGCAACAGGTAAAGCCACTCTCATCCTCATTTGCTTCCCTGAACACAGAAATTGGACGGAACCTAGAGAATGTAGAAATACAAGGGTCAcccaaaagagagaagaaaagcaaaactgaaatgctgtgtGATGATATTAAATCCAGTCCTTAAAAATCACGTAGGTACAAGTTGTAGCTTTCTTCTAGGACAAGCTAAGTGTCAATTGCAAGAGTAGCGCTCAAGCGAGTATGTTACGACGTTTGCAACGTTTCAGGGTTTGTTTTGCACTATTAGGCACTTCTGTTAAAGCACATCATTAACTTGAAGCACCTGGAGTCCATCTTCAAAGTTGGATTGATGGAAAATCTGTAATGCCATCACCTGGATAAGTACAGACAGCTAGCAAAAAATTTTGTAACAGTTCTGAAACACTCAACACAAGAATGCATGGCACATCAGCCAAATAACCTCCTGTCATCATAATTTCCCAAGGTGATACTGGTTTCACTGTGAAGATGCTTTCATCTGTGcgtcatctttatttttataaactttaCGTCATCTTCCAATTTAACCTCAGCAAAGAAAGGCCACATAAGAAGGCTGGCAACTTGCAGTGCTGCAGATTCAGCTGCAAGAGCAAAATATGGATTCCACTGTCCTGCATCTGTCAGCCAACCATCCTCAAGGCTATGCTACACTGTCGTGTAAAACGGCATTACATACTTACCTTCCAAAGGAGAACAAAGAGCTATGAGCTTCATTAGTCAATGTTGCTAGTGAATTAACGtgatactgaaaataaagtgtgCTTTATGTACTAAGGGTCAGTactaaggaaaagagaaacagaacaacTTCTAAAAATGCCTTTCAAGGCTCTCCCACTTGTCACTGTTgaattaaaacacttttctctCCAAGGATACTCCACTGTGGGACTGCACAGCATGAATCCAGGTAAGGCTTTTTGGCACAGGGTACATCCTGAGAGGGatcaagaaacatttttcttccttacctgCTAAATATAAGGTGTCTATCAAAGCAGCCACCATCCACCCCTCCGTACTTCGGAAAGGCTGCCCTGCGGGTCAGCCGTGAGGTAAAGTTAGTTGGCGCTTGGCGCCTCTGTTTTGGCTCAGGACACTGGTGGGGagtaaagagagagaaagggggacAGGTGGCAACAGGGTTCTTGCAGCGGGCATGCTGCTCCCTAAGGTACTCTGTGATTATACTGTCCAGCgtgggtggggaaggaaggtgTCTGTCCAGCTGCTTTTTGATAGCTGGGCTCTGGCTGTAGGCGCCATGGTCCGATTTTTGTCGCAACACTCTGATTTTTCTGCCGTTGCAGGGAGATGGCCTCTCCCTGACAAAGCTAATCCTGCCAATCAGAGGAGAGTTGCTGGCATAAGAAGGGCCTGGAAGGGCAAGTGGACCTTGGGACGCAGACGGCCTTGCCTGAGCATGGACAGAGGTGGCAGTGGAACCTACAGaagtgtggctactcaaacgGGCTGAGATGCCGTTAGCTATGCGAGGAGTGCGAGGCAGGGTCACAGGAGAGGCAGCTGCCGCAACAGGGGTGAAGGCAGATGAATGAGATGCTGCAGTCATGGGTAGGTCAGCCTCTTTAGTAAGGACAGATGCAGTTTCTCCTAGGCCCTTCGAGATGAGATGGTTCCGAatcaggagcagcagctccttctcAGGAAATGTGATCCTTGACTGGGCCACCACATCTGCTTTCTGCAACCGAGCCAGAGAGACATCTGTGCCAATCAGCAATGGCTTCCCCGAGACACGCTCTATCAGCTCAGCAGCATATTTGCAGAACTTCACATGCTCGCTGCGCTTGTCCTGAAGTACCGGCTCTTTCATCAGCTGCTGAATTTGACAGCTGCTGAAGAGGGGGAGCTTGCTGATAATCTGCCGGACAGTACTGCTGCGTGAGAGCCCCACCAAGGCTTTGCAGGCTAATGCTCGGATCTGATCCGCGTCTGTGATCGGCATCTTTATAGACAGCAATGACAGCAGCACTTTGATGCCATTGTTGGACTGTACCACATTCCACATCTTAGCTAATGTGTGCTCACTGCTCTTGGGGGCCTGAGGAAGCTTTCGCCGAGGAGTTCCAGAGATGAATTTGCCAATACTGGAGATCCGATTATCTGGGCCACATACACAATTGATGATGATCTGAAGGGCTGATTTCTGAATCTCAGCATCATGGATGAAAAATTCACCCTCAGCAACTCCAAGGATGATACTAATACCTAGTGAAGGAAAGAAGTAAGTTTCTTTAGTACTCTAAAATGTATCTTACACAGTTCATCAGACAAGTAAGGGAGACTTCAACAAATTTGAGGAAAATAGGTAATTCTCTTCATTCTGGGAATTTCTGAAGTTCTGCTAACTAGCGTAAGACGTTTTCTTCTACCTCCCtggcaaaatgttttcctacaCTGATGCTCCTCCACTTCATCATCGGTAAGTAGGGAGTCAAACAACCTTTCAGGGAAGGTGATCAGGCATGGCACAGGAATGCAAAATCTGAGATACCTGCACAGAGAAAGATGCACAGGGATGCCTCTGATTCTTACTGCAGAAAGCAACTCTCTTGTACAAACACTAACAAAGTGgaaacagagaggaaggaaggggaccGTgttatgaagggaaaaaaataaatcatatcaCAGCTTCCAAAAGGagtcaggcaaaaatgaaactttgggtttggttttttcccccgCAGACAAAGTTCCTGTTAGGTTTGCATCTGCTTCAGAAGACCAAAACCCTCACTCAAGAAAGAACTGGTGTTTTGTCTAGAGAAAGGTTTTGTGcaaaagaaattgtgttttGCCTATATCTAGTACTCTGCCcgccttttatttttcttttcttaaaaaaagtcagGCCCCAGTTAATGCATAAGCCTTAGATCTGATCCAGGCACATCTCATTCATTTGCATACTGAATCAGCAGGTAGCCAGTCAGAGCATAACTCAAAAAGCAATAATTGTTCCTCTCCCATATTCTCAAATACCATATCCCCAGGAGACCTAAATTTCTGGGAAGTTGAGGGAACTTAATAGTCCCATTACGAAAGTAGATTTGCCTCCATCTGTATTTAATGAGCTCTTGAAAACAAGTGCAAGTCAAAGACCATGCCTTCAAATTTGTAATCCAACCACAGTGCTCATCATGACACAATTTTAACCACAGTCTACTCTCCCATTTGTTTGCATCCTTGACAGTAACTCTAAATACATGAATTATTTTAACCCTTGTCTCACTGTAGGTGAGAAACAGCCAGCTAAAAACCATGTAGCAGAAGACAATTGGTAAGTGTGTAAGTCATCAGGACCATATTCAGCTTACCCACAGTGGAAACTGTAGATCCAGCTTCATCTAACACATCCACAGGTTCTGCCAGCTGCAACTGGATTTTGGGAACCACAGTCAGGATAGCTAGTACATCCAAAGCATATCGTACTGTGTCATTCCTGGAAGACAACAACAGAAGAACTTCTTAGAGGTGTACATACAGAGTTGTTTCAATAACATAAAATAGTATTCAATCTACTCTACTCCAACAAATAGGAGTAAATCAGTCACATCTGATGTATCTGATGGTGCCTTTTGACTTTA
This region of Gymnogyps californianus isolate 813 chromosome 13, ASM1813914v2, whole genome shotgun sequence genomic DNA includes:
- the DCAF1 gene encoding DDB1- and CUL4-associated factor 1 isoform X1 → MTSGSGHVDSKAELTALLEQWEKEHGSGQDMVPILTRMSELIEKETEEYRKGDPDPFDDRHPGRADPECMLGHLLRILFKNDDFMNALVNAYVMTSREPPLNTAACRLLLDIMPGLETAVVFQEKEGIVENLFKWAREADQPLRTYATGLLGGAMENQDIAANYRDENSQLVALVLRRLRELQVTEMTTKQENKRPSPRKVPSDPLLPLDEEAVDMDYGEMAVDGEQEEVSGDMEISFHLDSSHKTSSRVNSATKLDDGGLRKSKSGKQHERDGFRKAKQKLGFSASEPERMFVELSNSSWSEMSPWVIGTNYTLYPLTPAIEQRLILQYLTPLGEYQELLPIFMQLGSRELMMYYIDLKRTNDVLLTFEALKHLASLLLHNKFATEFVAHGGVQKLLEIPRPSMAATGVSMCLYYLSYNQDAMERVCMHPHNVLSDVVNYTLWLMECSHASGCCHATMFFSICFSFRAVLELFDRHDGLRRLVNLISTLEILNLEDQGALLSDDEIFASRQTGKHTCMALRRYFEAHLAIKLEQVKQSLQRTEGGILVHPQPPYKACSYTHEQIVEMMEFLIEYGPAQLYWEPAEVFLKLSCVQLMLQLISIACNWKTYYARNDTVRYALDVLAILTVVPKIQLQLAEPVDVLDEAGSTVSTVGISIILGVAEGEFFIHDAEIQKSALQIIINCVCGPDNRISSIGKFISGTPRRKLPQAPKSSEHTLAKMWNVVQSNNGIKVLLSLLSIKMPITDADQIRALACKALVGLSRSSTVRQIISKLPLFSSCQIQQLMKEPVLQDKRSEHVKFCKYAAELIERVSGKPLLIGTDVSLARLQKADVVAQSRITFPEKELLLLIRNHLISKGLGETASVLTKEADLPMTAASHSSAFTPVAAAASPVTLPRTPRIANGISARLSSHTSVGSTATSVHAQARPSASQGPLALPGPSYASNSPLIGRISFVRERPSPCNGRKIRVLRQKSDHGAYSQSPAIKKQLDRHLPSPPTLDSIITEYLREQHARCKNPVATCPPFSLFTPHQCPEPKQRRQAPTNFTSRLTRRAAFPKYGGVDGGCFDRHLIFSRFRPISVFREANEDESGFTCCAFSARERFLMLGTCTGQLKLYNVFSGQEEASYNCHNSAITHLEPSRDGSLLLTSATWSQPLSALWGMKSVFDMKHSFPDDHYVEFSKHSQDRVIGTKGDIAHIYDIQTGNKLLTLFNPDLANNYKKNCATFNPTDDLVLNDGVLWDVRSAQAIHKFDKFNMTISGVFHPNGLEVIVNTEIWDLRTFHLLHTVPALDQCRVVFNYTGTVMYGAMLQADDEDDLLEERMRSPFGSSFRTFNATDYKPIATIDVKRNIFDLCTDSKDCYLAVIENQGSMDAMNMDTVCRLYEVGRQRLAEDEEDEEEDQEEEEQEEEDDDEDDDDTDDLDELDTDQLLEAELEEDENNENAGEDGENDFSPSDDEELANLLEEGDEGEDEDSDADEEVELILGDTDSSDNSDLEDDIILSLNE
- the DCAF1 gene encoding DDB1- and CUL4-associated factor 1 isoform X2 yields the protein MTSGSGHVDSKAELTALLEQWEKEHGSGQDMVPILTRMSELIEKETEEYRKGDPDPFDDRHPGRADPECMLGHLLRILFKNDDFMNLVNAYVMTSREPPLNTAACRLLLDIMPGLETAVVFQEKEGIVENLFKWAREADQPLRTYATGLLGGAMENQDIAANYRDENSQLVALVLRRLRELQVTEMTTKQENKRPSPRKVPSDPLLPLDEEAVDMDYGEMAVDGEQEEVSGDMEISFHLDSSHKTSSRVNSATKLDDGGLRKSKSGKQHERDGFRKAKQKLGFSASEPERMFVELSNSSWSEMSPWVIGTNYTLYPLTPAIEQRLILQYLTPLGEYQELLPIFMQLGSRELMMYYIDLKRTNDVLLTFEALKHLASLLLHNKFATEFVAHGGVQKLLEIPRPSMAATGVSMCLYYLSYNQDAMERVCMHPHNVLSDVVNYTLWLMECSHASGCCHATMFFSICFSFRAVLELFDRHDGLRRLVNLISTLEILNLEDQGALLSDDEIFASRQTGKHTCMALRRYFEAHLAIKLEQVKQSLQRTEGGILVHPQPPYKACSYTHEQIVEMMEFLIEYGPAQLYWEPAEVFLKLSCVQLMLQLISIACNWKTYYARNDTVRYALDVLAILTVVPKIQLQLAEPVDVLDEAGSTVSTVGISIILGVAEGEFFIHDAEIQKSALQIIINCVCGPDNRISSIGKFISGTPRRKLPQAPKSSEHTLAKMWNVVQSNNGIKVLLSLLSIKMPITDADQIRALACKALVGLSRSSTVRQIISKLPLFSSCQIQQLMKEPVLQDKRSEHVKFCKYAAELIERVSGKPLLIGTDVSLARLQKADVVAQSRITFPEKELLLLIRNHLISKGLGETASVLTKEADLPMTAASHSSAFTPVAAAASPVTLPRTPRIANGISARLSSHTSVGSTATSVHAQARPSASQGPLALPGPSYASNSPLIGRISFVRERPSPCNGRKIRVLRQKSDHGAYSQSPAIKKQLDRHLPSPPTLDSIITEYLREQHARCKNPVATCPPFSLFTPHQCPEPKQRRQAPTNFTSRLTRRAAFPKYGGVDGGCFDRHLIFSRFRPISVFREANEDESGFTCCAFSARERFLMLGTCTGQLKLYNVFSGQEEASYNCHNSAITHLEPSRDGSLLLTSATWSQPLSALWGMKSVFDMKHSFPDDHYVEFSKHSQDRVIGTKGDIAHIYDIQTGNKLLTLFNPDLANNYKKNCATFNPTDDLVLNDGVLWDVRSAQAIHKFDKFNMTISGVFHPNGLEVIVNTEIWDLRTFHLLHTVPALDQCRVVFNYTGTVMYGAMLQADDEDDLLEERMRSPFGSSFRTFNATDYKPIATIDVKRNIFDLCTDSKDCYLAVIENQGSMDAMNMDTVCRLYEVGRQRLAEDEEDEEEDQEEEEQEEEDDDEDDDDTDDLDELDTDQLLEAELEEDENNENAGEDGENDFSPSDDEELANLLEEGDEGEDEDSDADEEVELILGDTDSSDNSDLEDDIILSLNE
- the DCAF1 gene encoding DDB1- and CUL4-associated factor 1 isoform X3, which encodes MTSGSGHVDSKAELTALLEQWEKEHGSGQDMVPILTRMSELIEKETEEYRKGDPDPFDDRHPGRADPECMLGHLLRILFKNDDFMNALVNAYVMTSREPPLNTAACRLLLDIMPGLETAVVFQEKEGIVENLFKWAREADQPLRTYATGLLGGAMENQDIAANYRDENSQLVALVLRRLRELQVTEMTTKQENKRPSPRKVPSDPLLPLDEEAVDMDYGEMAVDGEQEEVSGDMEISFHLDSSHKTSSRVNSATKLDDGGLRKSKSGKQHERDGFRKAKQKLGFSASEPERMFVELSNSSWSEMSPWVIGTNYTLYPLTPAIEQRLILQYLTPLGEYQELLPIFMQLGSRELMMYYIDLKRTNDVLLTFEALKHLASLLLHNKFATEFVAHGGVQKLLEIPRPSMAATGVSMCLYYLSYNQDAMERVCMHPHNVLSDVVNYTLWLMECSHASGCCHATMFFSICFSFRAVLELFDRHDGLRRLVNLISTLEILNLEDQGALLSDDEIFASRQTGKHTCMALRRYFEAHLAIKLEQVKQSLQRTEGGILVHPQPPYKACSYTHEQIVEMMEFLIEYGPAQLYWEPAEVFLKLSCVQLMLQLISIACNWKTYYARNDTVRYALDVLAILTVVPKIQLQLAEPVDVLDEAGSTVSTVGISIILGVAEGEFFIHDAEIQKSALQIIINCVCGPDNRISSIGKFISGTPRRKLPQAPKSSEHTLAKMWNVVQSNNGIKVLLSLLSIKMPITDADQIRALACKALVGLSRSSTVRQIISKLPLFSSCQIQQLMKEPVLQDKRSEHVKFCKYAAELIERVSGKPLLIGTDVSLARLQKADVVAQSRITFPEKELLLLIRNHLISKGLGETASVLTKEADLPMTAASHSSAFTPVAAAASPVTLPRTPRIANGISARLSSHTSVGSTATSVHAQARPSASQGPLALPGPSYASNSPLIGRISFVRERPSPCNGRKIRVLRQKSDHGAYSQSPAIKKQLDRHLPSPPTLDSIITEYLREQHARCKNPVATCPPFSLFTPHQCPEPKQRRQAPTNFTSRLTRRAAFPKYGGVDGGCFDRHLIFSRFRPISVFREANEDESGFTCCAFSARERFLMLGTCTGQLKLYNVFSGQEEASYNCHNSAITHLEPSRDGSLLLTSATWSQPLSALWGMKSVFDMKHSFPDDHYVEFSKHSQDRVIGTKGDIAHIYDIQTGNKLLTLFNPDLANNYKKNCATFNPTDDLVLNDGVLWDVRSAQAIHKFDKFNMTISGVFHPNGLEVIVNTEIWDLRTFHLLHTVPALDQCRVVFNYTGTVMYGAMLQADDEDDLLEERMRSPFGSSFRTFNATDYKPIATIDVKRNIFDLCTDSKDCYLAVIENQGSMDAMNMDTVCRLYEVGRQRLAEDEEDEEEDQEEEEQEEEDDDEDDDDTDDLDELDTDQLLEAELEEDENNENAGEDGENDFSPSDDEELANLLEEGDEGEDEDSDADEEVELILGDINCSIQ